A single region of the Brachypodium distachyon strain Bd21 chromosome 3, Brachypodium_distachyon_v3.0, whole genome shotgun sequence genome encodes:
- the LOC100841451 gene encoding uncharacterized protein LOC100841451: protein MLPAVRPRLHLPLARLCRHLSSSSSGVGGPPTAPTDAAAAAAAKAQEAAKARMEAYKQVQDFDWSSGADWKTAANILFTVPPKRKEFGLDFHLVQLFFVCMPSLAVYLVAQYARREIKRMEAEAEAKRKKNEEVEKQKQLEADSVKEDADLKLATVLVRLDTLEGVVKEIADDKMRSSSLDLSTKEKALKKGESSSPDKASDSKSSASDSQLPSVKSNDIKGVANAPSNATHQDSGN, encoded by the exons ATGCTTCCGGCAGTGAGGCCTCGCCTCCACCTCCCTCTTGCCCGCCTCTGCCGCCACCTCTCGTCATCTTCTTCCGGCGTGGGGGGTCCCCCAACCGCCCCCACtgacgccgcggcggcggctgcggcgaaGGCGCAGGAGGCGGCGAAGGCGCGGATGGAGGCGTACAAGCAGGTGCAGGACTTCGACTGGTCCAGCGGCGCTGACTGGAAGACGGCCGCCAACATCCTCTTCACCGTGCCCCCCAAGCGCAAGGAGTTCGG GCTTGACTTCCACCTTGTGCAACTCTTCTTTGTTTGCATGCCCTCACTAG CTGTCTATTTGGTGGCCCAATATGCACGAAGGGAGATCAAAAGGATGGAAGCG GAAGCAGaagcaaaaaggaaaaagaacgAGGAAGtagaaaaacagaaacaacTTGAGGCCGACTCTGTTAAGGAGGATGCTGATTTAAAGCTGGCAACAGTTTTAGTCAGGTTAGATACACTAGAGGGGGTCGTTAAGGAAATTGCGGATGACAAAATGAGAAGTTCTTCCCTTGATTTATCCACCAAAGAGAAGGCACTGAAGAAAGGTGAGTCATCATCTCCTGACAAGGCATCTGATTCAAAAAGCAGTGCAAGTGATAGTCAGCTGCCGTCTGTCAAGAGTAATGACATCAAGGGTGTTGCGAATGCTCCGTCGAATGCAACAcatcaggattcaggaaaCTAA